In the Nocardioides panaciterrulae genome, AGGGCCGCCTGTGGAGGAGAAGTGGGCCGGGCCGGCTCGGCCCGGTCCGCGGCCGCCTGCTCCGCCAGGAAGGCGAGGAACCGGGCGGCCGCCGGGGCCGGGCGTCGGTCGGTGCGCCAGGTGAGCCCGACCATCCGCTCGGCGCCCGCCGCGGAGAGCGGCACCCCGACGGCCCGCCCCCCGATCAGCTGCCCGATCAGCTGCTCGGGCAGCAGCGCCACGCCGAGCCCGGAGCCGACCAGCCCCTCGATCGTGGCCAGGTCGACGCTCTCGAAGGCGACCCGCGGGACCACGCCGGCCCCGGCGAACAGCTCGTCGACCAGCGCCCGGAAGCCGAACCCCGGGGGCACCGTGACGAACTCCTCGCCCTCGAGGTCGCGCAGCCGGACCCGGGTCCGCCCGGCGAGCCGGTGCCCGGCCGGCACCGCGACGGCGAGCCGCTGCCGCTGCAGCGGCAGCCAGCCGTGCGGCCCGCTCGGCCGGGGCGAGGTGACCGCCAGCTCGGCGGTGCCGGCGGCGAGGTCGCGGAGGATCTCGTGGTTCGGCTCCTGGGTCAGCACCACGCGCACCCGCGGCGCCACCGCCCGGAATTCGTGCAGCAGCCGGGGCACCAGCGAGGTCGCCATCGAGTCCAGGAACGCCAGCCGCACGGTGCCGGAGTCCGGGTCGAGCAGGTCGGCGAGGTCGCGCACCAGCTGGTCGTGCCGGCCGGTGAGGTCGCGCGCGGCGGCGAGCACCAGCTCGCCGTACGGGTTGGGGTGCACCCCCCTGGCGTCGCGCTCGAAGAGGCGTACGCCGAGCTCGCGCTCCACCCGCGCCAACAGCCGGGACAGGGTCGGCTGCGGCACCTCGAGCACCGCGGCGGCGTCGGTCACCTGCTCGTGCTCGGCGAGCACGAGCAGCTTGCGGAGGTCCTCCAGCTGCATGGCGACAACATACGCGTGGCGTATGCAGTTGGCGTGAA is a window encoding:
- a CDS encoding LysR family transcriptional regulator; this translates as MQLEDLRKLLVLAEHEQVTDAAAVLEVPQPTLSRLLARVERELGVRLFERDARGVHPNPYGELVLAAARDLTGRHDQLVRDLADLLDPDSGTVRLAFLDSMATSLVPRLLHEFRAVAPRVRVVLTQEPNHEILRDLAAGTAELAVTSPRPSGPHGWLPLQRQRLAVAVPAGHRLAGRTRVRLRDLEGEEFVTVPPGFGFRALVDELFAGAGVVPRVAFESVDLATIEGLVGSGLGVALLPEQLIGQLIGGRAVGVPLSAAGAERMVGLTWRTDRRPAPAAARFLAFLAEQAAADRAEPARPTSPPQAALPRGRPQPGRRSPRRTPPVS